A segment of the Panacibacter ginsenosidivorans genome:
TAATCAAAAATATCTATGGTAAACTGCTTATAACCTCTTTTACAACTATATTTTTTTAGCACAACATCAGTAATCATAATTGCGTTTGCCAATTATCTGCACTGTGTTGAAATAATAAAACAATTACCTTTTTGTACCCGGCTATTGAATAAATAGTAAGCTTTCGTTGCATCGCACTCTTGTGCAATTTCAATGTATTGAGCTTTGTGAAAAAGTGAGGATTATAGATCGTATGACACACTGCGCTGCGCCGACAAATAAATTTTACACCAGAGAAAGATTCTTATATTCACCAGTAATAATAAATATAACTCACATGATCACTTACATTGAATTATGGAAATCAAAACAAGCATGGTTTGATCTTTCAAAAGAAGAACGAGGCAATTATTTAACTGCCCTGGGGCCCGCAATACAGCAGCTTATGGAAAGTGGTGTTCAAATTGTAAGTTGGGGAAATAACTCAGCTGCTACTTTTAGCAGGGCAGATTATGATTACTTCGCGGTTTGGACATTTCCAAACCTGGAAGCTGCTCAAAATTTCGAAAAAATGGTTGAGGGAGCAGGCTGGTACAATTATTTTGAACAGGTAAATGCAATGGGAAATTCAACAAGCCCACAGGAAGTAATGGGCGAAATGATAAACATGTAAGTTAGCATTAGTCAACATTAATTATGCAGCTTCTAAACCAGGGGCTGCATTTTTTATTGTCGGTAATGTTTATAATGTTAAGCGTGGACGCAATTATTTTTTTGTATCCTGCTGTTGAATAAATAGTAAGCTTTCGTTGCGTCGCACTCTTGTACGGTTGAAGTGTTATTGAGCTCGGAAGAAAAGAAGATTACTTTCTATCGGTTTATATCCTCACAGACTGTAATTATTTACTCTTTTGTTTTTCGGCTTGTGCTAATACCAACCAAAGAAAAACCTTCTTTTCAACATATTCAACTTTAACAATGTCCAGGAAGCTTTGCACTTGCGGCCATTTCTGATGAGCCTGATATTGTTTCTTTGTTTCAATCAACTATTGTATTGTTATCTTTTCATTTTGCTCCCCATTCTTCCAACCGTACAAATGAGTGACACAACAGGCGATGCTATGAAAAACTACAGCCCGCAACAAAAGAATTATAACATCTATTGGTTGCATTTAAAAATCGTGGTAATTATTGAAGAGTCTTGTTTGTATGCCCAGCATAAAAAACACATTTGAGCTAGAAATACCTGGCGCAGTGTGTTTGCGGTAAACAATATCGGCCTGTACTGCAAGCCTGTTACGGGTATTAAGTAGATAACCTGCAGAAAGCTGGTTGTATATATAGTGATGCCTTATGCCCTGCATGGTCTTTGCGCCAAATGGTGGTACACCAACTTCGCCACCCCAGAGATCTTCACCATTGTTATAAGGAAGACCGGGGTTCTCGCCGCGTATAGTGAAAAGATTTTCCAACATGCCATACCATCGGTCGTTATGATAATTGAACATGGAAATAAATTCATTAAAGTTGGCATTGAAAGGATCTGCCAGCGACTGGTTGTTGTGTGTGTAATTCAAACCAACTTTTCCAAAACCATGACCGTAGGTATAGGGTCTTACACCATTCCACTCAAGACGCCAGGAAAGATTTTGTACATGAAACAGATCTTTGTTCCAGATACCAAACTGCAATGCATATTTGTTACCATAGTTCTGTGAATGATGATCGAGTGAAGTGCTAAGGTTAAGATCATCGAGACCAAGCTGGCCATAGATGAACCCATTTTTATACAAATGATATTTACCGGTAATGCCTACAAATGCATTATCCGGCGAGCCAAATGTAAACTCAATGGGGCGCATAAAAATTAGCGGATTCAGGTACTGCACATCGAAGCCGCGCTGTGAGGTAGTATCATTCTTGAGCCAGGTGATATTATCATACAAAGCCAGCTGTAATTTTTTGGAAAGGTTAATGCCCAGATAATGTACCGTGCTGTATTTTACTTCATTCTTACCAAAACTTTGAAAACGTGGATTTTCATATCGCGTATACAAAACATTGTAAGTAAACCGCCACAATTTAGTTTGCAATCTTACATAAGGATTGTTGGATGCATTGTCTGATAAAATAAGACTGCGGTAGCCATCACCAATAAAATTTTTGCCGTAACCTGCAGCCAGCACAAAATGTTTACCACCTATATAAGTAAGGTTGGCATTGAATTGTGTAGAGGTGTAACCATTGTTCTGCAAGGTGCCTTTACCTAAACCGGGTTGATAATTTTGATTAGATACGATGTAAGAATCAATGTAGCCGGGAAACTGCCTGTAGCCAGTTGTTATACCAAAACTATAAGAAAGTTTATCATTGTAAACGCCCTGGAACTGAACACCACCAACCGCCTGCAATAAACCGCCAACGCCATTGTTTGCATATCCGCCTGCAAGTGTTATATAAGGATCAACTGTGAATACGTGTTTATCTGATGCTGCTTTTATCCAATTATCTGTGCCCATCTGTTTGAATGCATAACTGGTTCCGTCGTTGGAAATGCCAAATACACTATCCATAATATCTGTACCACGCGTGTTAAGGTAAGGTTTTAATTCAAGCCAGTTAATAGCACGAAAGCCGGTGAAGATATTTGTATCTGCTGAAATGGTTATTTCATTGAAACGGTTTTGCACGGCTGCATCAAGTGGTACCTGTTGCGCTTTTGCCGTAAAGCAAACCATAGTGATTATAAAGAGCGGCAATATTTTTTTTATAACGATGCACTTCATGATATTATCTTTTTAAGATAAGGTATTGCTTAAAAATCGTAACTGATCTTTCTGAATGACATACGTATGCCTATATAAAATATCCTGTCGCGATAATTGAACAGATCGCTTTTTTCATTGCGGTAAGTAAAGCCTGTTTCAATGCGCATATTGGTTACAGGGTTTATGATGTAAGCTATTCTTAGGTCTCCGTATAAAATATTTGTGGAGACACCCTGGCCGGTTTTTACATCATTTGAAACAGTTCTTGTTGATACAGGTTTAAAAATATCGCTGCCGTAGTTTGTTGCAGCAGATGAATCAGCGCCATATTTTGTCACAAAACCTTCTGCACGGAAATACCATCTTTTTATACTGTAATCTACCAGCACCAAACCTTCTTTAAAATTGGCGCCACGTGGATGTGCCAACGGTTGTTTTAGTTGTGCATAGTTGGTGTTTAGCGAATTGGTGGCATACATGTATGGCCTTGCCGTATTAAATTCAATAAGGCCATTAAGATTATTGATGTTGAACAAATTTCCTGAACGTATACCGGCCTGTATTGCATAGCGTGTTTGCCAGGAACCTGCATCTCCAAGTTGATCGGCCGCAAATTGCCCGTAAAGAGTTGTATGCTTAAACAGTTGGTATTTTAAATTAGTACCTACAATAACATTGTTATTTACACCCGCTGGTGATTTGCTGCCATGTAGAAAAATAATGGGGCTGGCTATCCAGGCACTTCTGTCTGACCTGCGCATAGAATCCTGATCTGGCCACATTACGGTTTCAAAAAGACTTACTGATAAATGTTTGGTGGCTTTCCAGTCTATGAGGAATGTTTGTGACCATTTTCTGAATTGCTCATCATAATTATTCAGCGTAGGGTCACGGTCGCTGATATATTGAGACCACATAAAATTATACTGGAACTTACCGAGATTGATAGATGTTTTAAAGTAAGGGTAATTATAGGCCCAATCGCTTAGCAGCATAGAGCGATAGCCATCGCCGATAAAATTTTTTCCATAACCAAGGTCAAACAAAAAATATTTTGATGGCTTGTACATCAGCCTTGCTTCTGAGTTGCTGAAATCAAAACCAAAGCCATCACCTACATTTTTATAAGCACTTTGGCCGGGAATTACACGGCTGCCTCTTATAAAGCTGTCAACATAACCACCAAAGCGGCCCTGGTTTTCGTAAAACGCAGTTTCAAAATAAAATTTGTCAGACACGTTACCCGATATTTCATAACCACGGGTGTTTATCATCGGTGTATTGCTTGTTTTTTGGATACCCGGGGTATTAGGTTTTATAGGTCTTTTACTGTTACCTATGTATTCATCAAAAATAATATCTGCATTAAGATTAAAGTCTTTGTCTCTTACCTGTACAAGGTGTTCTTTAAAAAACTTACGGTTAAACCAGGGTCCTTTTGCAGCAGCAGCTGTTGAATCGGTGTAGAGCATTGGCCTCCATGCTGTATGCAACAGCGAGTCATCGTTATATACAATACGTTGCTCATTATAACTATTTGTAAGCAGCATAGCAGGTGCCTGAGCACTACTATTCAAACAAGCAAGTACACTAATAAAAAAAGGCAGGAAATGTTGCAGTATGTTTTTCAATAAATGGGTTTTACTAAGCGGTATATGCATGAAGCAATATTTAATACTGTTGCAAATAGAAGACAATTAACTTAAAATAAGAAGCATTACTGCAAATAATGTGCACAAAGCAAAAATGGTTTGACAGGCTTCTGATTTAAAACGATTTTTTTGAGCGGACTCATGTAACACCTGGCATCGCCTGTTGTGTCACTCACTTGTACGTTCAGCAATATTTGGAGCAGGATAAATTAAGTCTTCAAAAAAAATAGCTGCATTTCTTACAGCCGTACAAGGGTGCGACGCAACGAAGATGCTATCTGCATTGTAGCCGGGAACACAAAATCAATATGCGTTCTTTTCTCCTTTGAACATATTGATAATAGTAAGGAAAATGATCTTTACATCAAGCATAAGTGACCAGTTTTCCATATACCAAAGATCATGTTCAACCCTTTTCTGCATTTGTTCAGGTACTTCGGTTTCGCCGCGATAGCCATTTACCTGCGCCCAGCCTGTAATACCGGGTTTTAATAAATGACGTACCATAAATTTATCGATAACGGTGCTGTATTGGCGGGTGTGAGCAAGCATGTGCGGTCGTGGGCCGGTTACGCTCATGTTGCCGGCGAACACATTGAAAAATTGGGGTAACTCATCAAGACTTGTTCTGCGCATAAATGCACCAATCTTAGTAATACGCGGATCCCCCTTGGTTGCCTGCCGCATCTCATCATTGTTAACATGCATGCTGCGGAATTTGAGACACCAGAAAGGCGTGTTATCTCTGCCAGATCTTTTCTGCATATAAAAAACCGGGCCTCTGCTTTCTATTTTTATAAGTATGGCAAGAATGGGCGTAAGCCATGATAGTATGAGCACGATAACCAGCGAACTAAAAATAACGTCAAACACTCTTTTCTTTACACGATTGTTAATCTGGTCCAGCGGCTCTTTGCGTAGCGTTATAATTGGAAAGTCTTCTACAAAGCTTATGTAAAAGCGTTCATCAAGCTGCCTGGAAAAATCAGGCACAAATTTTACCCGCACACATTTTTGTTCTGCAGCAAGCATTAGCTGTTCTACCTGCATATTTTGATTAGGCAAAATAGTGGAATATATTTCTTCTACAAGATTCTGTTCTACATAATCGAAACAAATTTGCATGTTGCCAATAAAGTTGGCATTGTTACGTGAAGTAGACCTTGCAAAATCATCATCAAAAAACCCCTCAAAAACATAATCGCCTTTTCGTTTCTGGAAATAAGCAGCCAAT
Coding sequences within it:
- a CDS encoding DUF6616 family protein, encoding MITYIELWKSKQAWFDLSKEERGNYLTALGPAIQQLMESGVQIVSWGNNSAATFSRADYDYFAVWTFPNLEAAQNFEKMVEGAGWYNYFEQVNAMGNSTSPQEVMGEMINM
- a CDS encoding undecaprenyl-phosphate glucose phosphotransferase; the encoded protein is MASLYSIYFRITCFFTDLIIINFSYLFSYYTVATFYHEDLKWNNRYLVGIAAFNIIWLCSSFVMRLYTQTTFSVIESFFRRTYRAAIMHFVLFMSFLFFTKSNILQSVFLSSFLLMSAFFVISRFVLVYASEFFQKRTKKGKKIAILGYNSTAERLAAYFQKRKGDYVFEGFFDDDFARSTSRNNANFIGNMQICFDYVEQNLVEEIYSTILPNQNMQVEQLMLAAEQKCVRVKFVPDFSRQLDERFYISFVEDFPIITLRKEPLDQINNRVKKRVFDVIFSSLVIVLILSWLTPILAILIKIESRGPVFYMQKRSGRDNTPFWCLKFRSMHVNNDEMRQATKGDPRITKIGAFMRRTSLDELPQFFNVFAGNMSVTGPRPHMLAHTRQYSTVIDKFMVRHLLKPGITGWAQVNGYRGETEVPEQMQKRVEHDLWYMENWSLMLDVKIIFLTIINMFKGEKNAY